A genome region from Dolichospermum compactum NIES-806 includes the following:
- a CDS encoding PIN domain-containing protein codes for MSNLRLCLDLNIWCAALLADIKGNENIATPRKLSACQSIVDTVRYGRCYIGTVELVISWGMLNRLEQVLLRLTPLADDASFYVDVIRSYSQIQPQLILGGTGVIPINDMEDQHVLEAALAGRANVLVTANFKDFLNKDIELIVPERHSIYHSPIHEFHIVHPYLMINWLNQCNIPKIL; via the coding sequence ATGTCTAATTTACGGTTATGTCTTGATCTAAATATTTGGTGTGCGGCATTATTAGCTGATATCAAAGGAAATGAAAATATTGCTACACCACGTAAGCTATCAGCTTGTCAAAGTATAGTTGATACAGTTCGTTATGGTCGCTGTTATATTGGAACAGTAGAACTTGTGATTTCTTGGGGAATGTTAAATCGTTTAGAGCAAGTTTTATTAAGATTAACTCCCTTAGCTGATGATGCGTCTTTTTATGTGGATGTTATCCGCAGTTATTCTCAAATTCAGCCTCAATTAATATTGGGAGGAACAGGTGTGATTCCTATTAATGATATGGAAGATCAGCACGTTTTAGAAGCAGCTTTAGCTGGTCGGGCTAATGTATTGGTGACAGCTAATTTTAAAGATTTTTTAAATAAAGATATTGAACTTATCGTTCCTGAAAGACATAGTATTTATCATTCTCCTATCCATGAATTTCACATCGTTCATCCTTATTTAATGATCAATTGGTTAAATCAATGTAATATTCCTAAAATTTTATAA
- a CDS encoding class I SAM-dependent methyltransferase has protein sequence MDSEKILEQMKAVYQQSVRFQNNGQKMKINSEESQSLNNNDSHFIEIDGNYLLFFNDIYTSNLGKFLKNILKKLAWPILKRQTYFNSAIRQLLHKLVQKNYEDLVKSREVNEKITQLELKFEELSTKIQTDNIHINNFTSAESAKIKSGLWFNEPIIIDYSGEGEAYWAVTNERILEKTFVIHSLARFCDSKNIEILDVGAAESLLSYELASFDYSVTAIDIRPIALSHPNLKFVKSDICQPVFSSDSFDCVIALSTLEHIGLGWYGDEKGNSYDMEAVKQINLLLKPAGIFILTVPYGRKAVTPVHRIYDQESLQKLTQDFTVMQISYGVRKDNFTWTITENELEASVKEHNPDNYLPGAVAMLVCKKNIL, from the coding sequence ATGGATTCCGAAAAAATACTAGAACAGATGAAAGCTGTTTATCAACAATCTGTCAGATTTCAAAATAATGGGCAAAAAATGAAAATAAACTCAGAAGAATCTCAATCACTCAATAATAACGACAGCCATTTTATAGAAATAGATGGTAATTACCTATTATTTTTTAATGATATATACACAAGTAACTTGGGCAAATTTCTCAAAAATATACTGAAGAAATTAGCATGGCCTATTTTAAAAAGACAGACTTATTTTAACTCTGCCATCAGACAGCTTTTACATAAGCTAGTACAAAAAAACTATGAAGATTTAGTAAAATCTAGAGAGGTAAATGAAAAAATTACTCAACTTGAACTGAAGTTTGAAGAGCTATCTACTAAAATACAAACTGATAATATTCACATAAATAACTTTACATCTGCTGAATCGGCAAAGATAAAAAGTGGATTATGGTTTAATGAACCAATAATTATTGACTATAGTGGTGAGGGTGAAGCTTATTGGGCTGTAACTAATGAGAGAATTTTAGAAAAAACTTTTGTGATACATTCCCTAGCTCGTTTTTGTGATTCTAAGAACATAGAAATTTTAGATGTAGGAGCAGCCGAAAGTCTTTTATCGTATGAATTAGCAAGCTTTGATTACTCAGTTACAGCAATAGATATTCGCCCCATAGCTTTATCTCATCCTAATTTAAAATTTGTTAAAAGTGATATTTGTCAGCCTGTATTTTCATCAGATAGCTTCGATTGTGTAATTGCTTTATCTACTCTCGAACATATCGGCTTGGGATGGTATGGAGATGAAAAAGGAAATAGTTATGATATGGAAGCTGTTAAACAAATCAATTTACTTTTAAAACCAGCAGGCATATTTATACTCACAGTTCCCTATGGTAGAAAAGCTGTAACACCAGTACATCGAATTTACGATCAAGAATCACTCCAAAAATTAACTCAAGATTTTACAGTGATGCAAATATCCTATGGAGTACGTAAGGATAACTTCACATGGACTATTACTGAAAATGAGTTAGAAGCATCAGTCAAAGAACATAATCCAGATAACTACCTCCCTGGTGCAGTAGCTATGTTGGTATGTAAAAAAAATATTCTTTAA
- a CDS encoding type II toxin-antitoxin system VapC family toxin: MTAILDISFLVATVDIKDENYERVLDIIVDLKEVLVLPTTVLPEVFHLLTSRLGYPTTKQVLTELANSNVIIEGINKTDLKRVTEILTQYADSELDFVDATIVAIAERLNITKILTLDKPIFSIINPQHCAGFEIFPSCQ; this comes from the coding sequence ATGACGGCTATTTTAGATATAAGTTTCTTAGTGGCAACTGTTGATATTAAGGACGAAAATTATGAGCGTGTCCTTGATATTATAGTTGATTTAAAGGAAGTATTAGTTTTACCAACAACAGTTTTGCCTGAAGTTTTTCATTTGCTTACTTCTAGGTTAGGATATCCGACAACAAAACAGGTTTTAACTGAATTAGCTAATAGTAATGTCATTATTGAAGGAATTAATAAAACTGATTTAAAAAGGGTGACGGAGATTTTAACCCAATATGCTGATAGTGAGTTAGATTTTGTAGATGCAACTATTGTTGCTATTGCGGAAAGGCTGAATATTACTAAGATTTTGACTTTAGATAAACCTATTTTTAGTATTATTAATCCACAACACTGTGCTGGTTTTGAGATATTTCCTTCATGTCAATAG
- a CDS encoding aspartate ammonia-lyase, translating into MTNNSDFRIEKDSMGDRQIANNVYYGIQTQRAIENFPISGIKPLSTYIDAGLYIKKATAIVNGELDCIPADISKAIIQATDEILAGALRDQFVVDVYQAGAGTSHHMNINEVLANRALEILGDQKGNYKLVSPNDHVNYGQSTNDVIPTAIRIGGLLALSRTLQPALEQAISALEAKATEFQDIVKSGRTHLQDAVPVRLGDNFGAWAQILSEHQNRLYIASGDLMVLGLGGSAAGTGMNTHPEYRQRVVDILSQLLEFPLEPAPHLMAAMQSMGAFVNVSGALRNLAQDLVKISHDLRLMDSGPKTGFKEIQLPPVQPGSSIMPGKYNPVMAEMTSMVCFQVMGYDNAIAFAAQAGQLELNVMMPLIAYNLIHSIEILGNTIWALTTSCIQGITGNKERCLAYAEGSLALVTALNTHIGYLNAAAVAKESLETGKSLRQIVIEKGLMTESELATVLDLDQMSAIVPL; encoded by the coding sequence ATGACTAACAATTCAGATTTTCGGATTGAAAAAGACTCGATGGGCGATCGCCAAATTGCCAATAACGTATATTATGGGATTCAAACCCAAAGGGCTATTGAAAATTTCCCTATTAGCGGCATTAAACCTTTATCCACTTATATAGATGCTGGTTTATATATTAAAAAAGCCACCGCTATTGTTAACGGAGAATTGGATTGTATTCCCGCAGATATCAGCAAGGCCATTATTCAAGCTACTGATGAAATTTTAGCAGGTGCATTACGAGATCAATTTGTCGTTGATGTTTATCAAGCTGGTGCAGGAACTTCTCACCACATGAATATTAACGAAGTTTTGGCAAATCGGGCTTTAGAAATTCTGGGGGATCAAAAAGGTAATTACAAACTCGTTAGCCCCAATGATCATGTAAACTACGGACAGTCTACCAACGATGTCATCCCTACAGCTATTCGCATTGGTGGATTATTGGCACTTTCTCGCACCTTGCAACCAGCTTTAGAACAGGCAATTTCGGCTTTAGAAGCCAAAGCCACAGAATTTCAAGATATCGTCAAATCTGGGAGAACCCACCTCCAAGACGCTGTACCCGTGCGATTAGGTGATAATTTCGGCGCTTGGGCGCAAATTCTTTCAGAACACCAAAACCGTCTTTACATTGCTTCTGGGGATTTAATGGTATTGGGTTTAGGTGGTAGTGCGGCGGGAACAGGTATGAATACCCACCCGGAATATCGCCAAAGAGTTGTGGATATCCTGTCGCAATTGTTGGAATTTCCCCTAGAACCAGCGCCCCATTTAATGGCTGCTATGCAAAGTATGGGGGCTTTTGTGAATGTTTCCGGGGCTTTGCGGAATTTAGCCCAGGATTTGGTGAAAATATCCCACGATTTGCGGTTAATGGATTCTGGTCCCAAAACTGGATTTAAGGAAATTCAACTTCCACCTGTGCAACCTGGTTCTTCGATTATGCCCGGAAAATATAATCCTGTGATGGCGGAAATGACATCAATGGTATGTTTTCAGGTAATGGGATATGATAATGCGATCGCTTTTGCTGCCCAAGCAGGACAATTAGAATTAAATGTGATGATGCCCCTCATTGCCTATAATTTAATTCACAGCATTGAAATTTTAGGTAACACAATTTGGGCTTTAACTACAAGCTGTATTCAAGGAATTACTGGCAACAAAGAAAGATGTTTAGCCTATGCTGAAGGCAGTTTAGCATTAGTCACCGCCTTAAATACTCATATTGGATATTTGAATGCTGCGGCTGTAGCTAAGGAATCTTTAGAAACAGGTAAATCTTTACGGCAAATAGTTATCGAAAAAGGTTTAATGACAGAATCAGAATTAGCAACTGTGTTAGATTTAGACCAAATGAGTGCAATTGTTCCTTTATAA
- a CDS encoding glycosyltransferase family 4 protein, producing MRQITSELLKIAVSNPNLEVIPVKFDGTCITRVISLDEQNTNDSTQEIKEIIPIKKIAKKLSLYTHKATNKLKKLLPGYLTINNQIKWKSEFAGIKFSSKDIYIIADANWDLPQSYNHFLQHLKKHEVTIVSICYDLIPIKFPEFCSQEFVKCFREFYYQYSDCFDKVICISRQSAEDYIKAKKEGVLPSNNRNQLVDSFRLGSDYSKDKQLDNQDDNVDNTKIISRLNQRYILVVGSLVPHKNIKTIITAFDLLAKSNQNINLVFAGNRGWHKDTDILIEKNELYQKRIHIFDSVTDSQLDILYKNCYCLVQASFYEGFGLPVVEALQHSKPVISSNGGSLPEVGGDFCLYFDPNEPIQLYQALEKLVGSDVFYNQLVACIRNEYSPFSWQESAKQLISVLSIGENIL from the coding sequence GTGCGCCAAATAACATCAGAGTTACTTAAGATAGCTGTAAGCAACCCAAATCTAGAAGTAATACCAGTTAAATTTGATGGGACTTGTATAACTAGAGTAATTTCTCTCGATGAACAAAATACAAATGATTCTACTCAAGAGATCAAAGAGATAATTCCGATCAAAAAAATAGCTAAAAAACTCAGTTTATATACACATAAAGCAACAAATAAACTAAAAAAGCTATTACCTGGTTATTTAACTATTAATAATCAAATAAAATGGAAATCTGAATTTGCAGGTATTAAATTTTCATCAAAAGATATTTATATTATTGCTGATGCTAATTGGGATTTACCTCAATCTTATAATCATTTTTTACAACATCTAAAAAAACATGAAGTTACTATAGTATCAATATGTTACGATTTGATACCAATCAAATTTCCAGAATTTTGTTCACAGGAGTTTGTGAAATGTTTTAGAGAATTTTATTACCAGTATTCTGATTGTTTTGATAAAGTGATATGTATATCTCGTCAAAGTGCAGAAGATTATATAAAGGCTAAAAAAGAAGGAGTATTACCTAGCAATAATAGAAATCAGCTTGTTGATAGCTTTCGATTGGGATCTGACTATTCTAAAGATAAACAGTTAGATAATCAAGATGATAACGTAGATAATACGAAAATAATATCAAGACTTAATCAAAGATATATTCTTGTAGTTGGTAGTTTAGTTCCTCATAAAAATATCAAAACTATTATTACAGCATTTGATTTATTAGCAAAATCCAATCAGAATATAAATTTAGTATTTGCAGGAAATCGAGGATGGCACAAAGATACTGATATTTTAATTGAAAAAAATGAACTGTATCAAAAGCGAATACATATTTTTGATTCAGTAACAGATTCTCAACTAGATATTCTCTATAAAAATTGTTATTGTTTGGTTCAAGCCTCATTTTATGAAGGATTTGGATTGCCAGTTGTAGAAGCACTGCAACACAGTAAACCTGTCATTTCAAGTAATGGTGGTTCTTTACCAGAAGTAGGGGGAGATTTTTGCCTATACTTTGATCCTAATGAACCAATACAGCTTTATCAAGCTTTAGAAAAATTGGTGGGGTCAGATGTTTTCTATAATCAGTTGGTAGCTTGTATCAGAAATGAGTATAGTCCATTTTCGTGGCAAGAATCAGCTAAACAGTTGATTTCCGTGCTGTCTATAGGAGAAAATATATTGTAA
- a CDS encoding GAF domain-containing sensor histidine kinase gives MNLNRVKSIPKWTQLPSPSIFCSEVSMQLGGDTSVAQLQQQVEYLQIQLESERQENIQKIQQIQKFQGLLQYITEHIRDTLDDRKILTIITQELVDLLQLNRCQIELYNPCLTAATVTYEYSASLPHFQGLTTKIADFSRIYQSLLQKQIWQSIEIVPGHDSGLQMMSQLACPIFDDRGVLGNIWLIRQTKAKFGELEISFLQQIANKCAIAIRQSQLYTKTKAQVQEIENREHHHNEFIRHLAQELRTPITNINLAVQTLESLITPAGIVEIEIVSQLLQILHHECGREDKLLNDLLTFAYLKTHPEPPTLITIDFSTWLFSIVESFRDVTNCQQQQLHLDTPTDIPPLSTDITELEKIIILLLNQACQCAPAGESITVTADVNADTIELKITISGIEIPHHKLSQVFQPFYRIPKHSPWQVQNTGLELALVKTIVQRLGGFIHVLSMNNRINFIMQFPLL, from the coding sequence ATGAATCTAAATCGAGTTAAATCCATCCCCAAATGGACGCAATTACCATCTCCATCCATATTTTGTTCAGAAGTATCTATGCAATTGGGTGGAGATACATCCGTTGCCCAATTACAACAGCAGGTAGAATATTTACAAATCCAATTAGAGTCAGAAAGACAGGAAAATATTCAAAAGATACAGCAAATTCAGAAATTCCAAGGATTGCTACAATATATTACTGAACACATCCGCGATACTCTCGATGATCGCAAAATATTAACAATAATTACTCAAGAATTAGTTGATTTATTACAACTTAATCGCTGTCAAATTGAACTTTATAATCCCTGTTTGACTGCTGCTACAGTTACCTATGAATATAGTGCAAGTTTACCCCATTTTCAAGGTTTAACCACAAAAATTGCTGATTTCTCCCGAATTTATCAATCCCTATTGCAAAAACAAATCTGGCAATCTATAGAAATTGTCCCCGGACATGATTCTGGCTTACAGATGATGAGTCAATTGGCTTGTCCGATTTTTGATGATCGAGGTGTTTTGGGCAATATTTGGCTAATTCGGCAGACAAAGGCAAAATTTGGAGAATTAGAAATATCTTTTTTACAGCAAATAGCTAATAAATGTGCGATCGCCATTCGTCAATCTCAACTCTACACCAAAACCAAAGCCCAAGTTCAAGAAATTGAAAATCGAGAACATCATCACAACGAATTTATCAGACATCTTGCCCAAGAATTACGCACACCGATTACTAATATTAATCTTGCTGTGCAAACTCTAGAAAGTCTCATAACACCAGCCGGGATTGTAGAGATAGAAATAGTATCCCAACTATTACAAATTCTCCATCATGAATGTGGACGCGAAGATAAATTACTTAACGATCTTCTTACCTTTGCATATCTGAAAACCCATCCTGAACCTCCTACTTTAATTACTATTGATTTTTCAACTTGGTTATTTTCTATTGTTGAATCTTTTCGAGATGTTACCAATTGTCAACAGCAACAATTACATCTAGATACCCCCACTGACATTCCTCCTTTATCCACAGATATCACCGAGTTAGAAAAAATTATCATTCTGCTACTCAACCAAGCTTGTCAATGCGCTCCCGCAGGTGAATCAATTACAGTTACCGCTGATGTGAATGCAGACACGATAGAATTAAAAATCACTATTTCTGGTATAGAAATTCCCCACCATAAACTGTCACAAGTTTTTCAGCCATTTTACCGCATTCCCAAACATTCCCCCTGGCAAGTACAGAACACCGGCTTAGAACTGGCATTAGTCAAAACAATAGTACAGCGTTTGGGCGGTTTTATTCATGTCCTGAGTATGAACAATCGCATTAATTTTATCATGCAATTCCCACTGTTGTAG
- a CDS encoding ABC transporter ATP-binding protein, with protein sequence MEVIRLDNVSLWRRTQEEFSYDLKKTLLSVLEGKYRQPAKKLVLDNIDLVVEKGEKIGIIGANGSGKSTLLKIISGILQPTTGTVRVRGQVAPLIELGAGFDAEISVIDNILLYGVLLGFSRSEMKARARSILEFAELEDYALVPVKGLSSGMVARLGFAIATDVQPDILILDEVLSVGDESFKNKCKQRMDQFWDDDATVLVVSHDLAFISTSCKKAIYLSQGNIRFQGESQEVVDYYLERIK encoded by the coding sequence ATGGAAGTAATACGTTTGGATAATGTTTCGCTGTGGAGAAGAACTCAAGAGGAATTTTCCTATGATTTGAAGAAAACGCTTCTATCTGTATTAGAGGGTAAATACCGACAACCTGCTAAAAAATTAGTTTTAGATAATATTGACTTAGTGGTTGAAAAAGGCGAAAAAATAGGTATAATCGGTGCGAACGGTTCTGGTAAGTCCACTCTGTTAAAGATAATTTCTGGGATTCTTCAGCCAACAACTGGTACTGTGAGGGTTCGGGGTCAAGTTGCGCCTTTAATTGAACTAGGAGCAGGCTTTGATGCAGAAATTTCTGTGATAGACAATATACTTCTCTATGGTGTATTGTTGGGTTTTTCTAGGTCTGAAATGAAAGCGAGAGCGCGTTCTATTTTGGAGTTTGCGGAGTTGGAGGATTATGCTTTAGTTCCAGTTAAGGGTTTATCTTCAGGTATGGTGGCTCGTTTGGGTTTTGCTATTGCGACTGATGTGCAGCCGGATATTTTGATTTTAGATGAGGTTTTATCAGTAGGAGATGAGAGTTTTAAGAATAAGTGTAAGCAAAGGATGGATCAGTTTTGGGACGATGATGCCACTGTGTTAGTTGTTTCTCATGATTTAGCGTTTATTAGTACATCCTGTAAAAAGGCTATTTATTTAAGTCAAGGTAATATTAGATTTCAAGGCGAATCACAGGAGGTTGTGGATTATTATTTAGAACGTATTAAATAA
- a CDS encoding glycosyltransferase family 4 protein: MLSPLLVNLSFLTSEPTGISTYASNLFPYLQILKPTLLISQPINKYNHYSVPQNLTPKQGTKGHLRRLLWTQFQLPKIYQNLKSQLLFSPIPEAPLYTNCRFVVTAFDMIPLRFPKSFSPLTTYHKYYTPEVFKQAEHIICISESTANDITQFYQIPSNKITPILLAGDNSHFQFLNLPTHNYFLYIGRQDPYKNLQRLITAFSALPQKNDYELWLAGPYDQRYSPLLETQTQELGINHLVKFLNYVSYDELPIIINQALALVFPTLWEGFGLPVLEAMACGTPVITSNISSLPEVAGDAAILINPYNPGEITAAMQTIINDSETRKQLSEKGLKRASQFSWEKTGLATVEVLKEYL; this comes from the coding sequence TTGTTGTCTCCACTTCTAGTCAATCTCTCTTTTCTCACCTCTGAACCTACTGGTATAAGCACTTATGCCAGTAATCTATTTCCATATCTACAAATACTTAAACCGACATTACTAATTTCGCAACCTATTAATAAATATAACCACTACTCAGTACCGCAAAATTTAACACCAAAACAAGGAACAAAAGGACATTTACGCCGTTTATTGTGGACACAATTTCAACTTCCAAAAATCTATCAAAACCTCAAATCCCAACTTTTATTTTCCCCTATTCCCGAAGCACCTTTATATACTAATTGTCGGTTTGTTGTTACAGCATTTGATATGATACCACTGCGGTTTCCTAAAAGCTTTTCACCATTAACGACATACCATAAATACTATACTCCTGAAGTTTTTAAACAAGCAGAACATATTATTTGTATATCAGAATCAACAGCCAATGATATCACCCAATTTTACCAAATTCCTAGTAATAAAATTACACCAATTCTCTTGGCGGGAGATAACTCACATTTCCAATTCCTGAACCTTCCTACCCATAATTACTTCCTATATATTGGTCGTCAAGACCCTTACAAAAACCTCCAAAGACTAATTACCGCTTTTTCCGCATTACCTCAAAAAAATGATTATGAATTATGGTTAGCAGGACCCTATGATCAACGTTACTCTCCATTATTAGAAACACAAACTCAAGAATTAGGAATCAATCATCTTGTCAAATTCCTTAATTATGTCTCCTATGACGAATTACCAATAATTATTAATCAAGCATTGGCTCTTGTTTTCCCTACTCTGTGGGAAGGATTTGGTTTACCAGTTTTAGAAGCAATGGCTTGTGGTACACCTGTTATTACTTCTAATATCTCCTCACTTCCAGAGGTTGCGGGAGATGCTGCTATTTTAATTAATCCCTACAATCCAGGGGAAATTACAGCAGCAATGCAAACAATTATCAACGATTCAGAAACCAGAAAACAACTTTCAGAAAAAGGTCTAAAAAGAGCAAGTCAATTTAGTTGGGAAAAAACCGGACTTGCTACAGTTGAAGTTTTAAAAGAATATCTTTGA
- a CDS encoding glycosyltransferase, which translates to MKIAIDIQALQTKNSRNRGIGRYTQSVIEALFNQQNTPSFDLYANSTLLEPSLNKNLFSYSSIDYPYIGSCATNDLLLKSTLISSDANMVFVPSPMEELDSTIPDYTNFTKKIFVICYDLIPLIFSDRYLLNDENMQSLYMRRLKNVQNADFIFAISESTRQDVIKYLKIPPNKVLNVSGGVSPFFTQIPVNERYSWLKTFADKFGIHKKFILYTGGEDWRKNIEGLVHGFAKLPNSFRENYQLVVACKVSDFFAQEISSLAAKLDIGKSLVLTNYITDEELRALYSTCSLFVFPSFYEGFGLPLLEAISCGAPAIASNNSSLPEILGSSELLFNPHSPDDISRIILTVLSNEEFKMRIAENSLQQASQFSWESVAQKMVSVFQEHQPLNKITITFSRVEIPNKKPQIAFFSPLPPAKSGIADYSQDLIPLLQEYFSIDLYDDSDLPEADITNNLFLHTKFEERLDSQHYEGIIYQIGNSSYHCNMYSKLMRYSGITVLHDYYLGGLINYMETYSPEFGITLSQELEHSYGKDRAIEISTLIQQRKLNIHEKLPEEKIYLNRRIFTRSLGVILHSKWAYNCAVQDFSNDNSHIAHIPQLVPKVLLEEKLLSDERQALGIPGDNFIITTFGFISLTKRPLQILRAFKKYLFYRPNAYLVYVGGTDYIGSIDLENEIQKLGLQNQVKITGYINMSDFYRYIEISDVCLNLRYPFNGESSASLLRILSVGKPTIITDIGSFSDFPDDVVLKIPQPHPSNEVDEILKALILLTENLEYRHSLSKNSSEYISREHSPERCALLYSDFIQQVLRSPKAQQKMLTDYVGRELAKIEANASETLLNYFVKAVVTNNSMVNNQD; encoded by the coding sequence ATGAAAATTGCAATTGATATTCAAGCCTTACAAACGAAAAATTCTAGAAATAGGGGAATTGGGCGTTATACACAATCAGTGATAGAAGCTTTATTTAATCAACAAAATACCCCTAGTTTCGATCTATATGCCAATAGTACATTACTAGAACCATCATTGAATAAAAATTTATTTTCATATAGTTCTATAGATTACCCATATATTGGTAGTTGTGCAACTAATGATCTATTGCTCAAAAGCACCTTAATATCATCAGATGCTAACATGGTATTTGTCCCCAGTCCTATGGAAGAATTAGATTCTACAATACCCGATTACACTAATTTTACTAAAAAAATTTTTGTCATTTGTTATGATTTGATCCCACTTATATTTTCTGATAGATATTTATTAAATGATGAAAATATGCAATCTCTTTACATGAGGAGATTAAAAAATGTACAAAATGCTGATTTTATATTTGCAATTTCTGAATCTACTCGTCAAGATGTAATTAAATATCTGAAAATACCTCCTAATAAAGTTTTAAATGTTTCGGGAGGTGTTTCTCCGTTCTTTACTCAAATCCCAGTTAATGAGCGTTATTCTTGGCTGAAAACTTTTGCTGATAAGTTTGGTATTCATAAGAAATTTATTCTCTACACAGGAGGTGAGGACTGGCGTAAAAATATTGAAGGATTAGTTCATGGTTTCGCTAAATTACCCAACAGTTTTCGTGAAAACTACCAATTAGTTGTTGCTTGTAAAGTCTCTGATTTCTTTGCTCAAGAAATCAGCAGTTTAGCTGCCAAATTAGACATTGGTAAATCCCTAGTTTTAACAAATTATATTACAGATGAAGAACTAAGAGCTTTATATTCAACTTGCTCTTTATTTGTCTTTCCTTCTTTTTATGAAGGTTTTGGTTTACCATTGCTAGAAGCTATTTCTTGTGGCGCACCGGCTATTGCAAGTAATAACTCTTCTTTACCAGAGATTTTAGGTTCTTCTGAGCTACTGTTTAATCCACATTCACCTGATGATATCTCTAGGATTATACTAACAGTTCTCTCTAATGAAGAATTTAAAATGAGAATTGCTGAGAATTCTCTTCAGCAAGCGTCCCAATTTTCTTGGGAATCAGTGGCTCAAAAAATGGTTAGTGTTTTTCAAGAACATCAGCCATTAAATAAGATAACTATTACTTTTAGCCGAGTTGAGATCCCTAATAAAAAGCCTCAAATAGCTTTTTTTAGTCCTTTACCGCCAGCTAAATCTGGTATTGCAGACTACAGCCAAGATCTCATCCCATTATTGCAAGAATATTTTAGTATTGATTTATATGATGATAGTGATTTACCGGAGGCTGATATAACGAATAATTTATTTCTTCATACAAAATTTGAAGAGAGGTTAGATTCTCAACACTATGAAGGGATTATTTATCAAATAGGTAATAGTAGTTACCATTGTAATATGTACTCAAAATTAATGAGGTATTCCGGTATAACTGTTTTACACGACTATTATTTAGGAGGACTCATTAATTATATGGAAACTTATTCTCCAGAATTTGGTATAACACTCTCTCAAGAATTAGAACACAGTTACGGAAAAGATAGAGCTATAGAAATATCAACCTTAATTCAACAGAGAAAATTGAATATTCATGAAAAACTACCTGAAGAAAAAATTTACTTAAATAGGAGAATTTTTACTCGTTCTTTAGGAGTAATTTTGCATAGTAAATGGGCTTATAACTGTGCAGTTCAAGATTTTAGTAATGATAATAGTCATATTGCTCACATACCACAGCTAGTTCCCAAGGTTTTACTTGAAGAAAAATTACTTTCCGATGAACGCCAAGCGTTAGGGATTCCTGGTGATAATTTCATAATTACTACATTTGGATTTATTAGTTTAACTAAACGTCCTCTACAAATTCTCCGTGCTTTTAAAAAGTATTTATTTTATCGACCTAATGCGTACTTAGTTTATGTAGGTGGTACTGATTATATTGGTTCAATTGATCTAGAAAATGAGATTCAAAAACTAGGTTTACAAAATCAAGTGAAAATTACTGGCTATATCAATATGTCAGATTTTTATAGATATATAGAAATATCCGATGTTTGTCTTAACTTAAGATATCCATTTAATGGTGAAAGTTCAGCTTCACTTTTACGCATTTTGTCTGTTGGTAAGCCTACAATCATTACAGATATAGGTTCATTTTCTGATTTTCCTGATGATGTGGTACTCAAAATTCCTCAACCTCATCCAAGTAATGAAGTTGATGAAATACTCAAAGCTTTAATTTTATTGACTGAAAACTTGGAATATAGACATTCTCTCAGTAAAAATTCATCTGAGTATATTTCTAGAGAACATTCTCCAGAAAGATGCGCTCTGTTGTATTCTGATTTTATTCAGCAAGTTTTACGCTCACCCAAAGCCCAGCAAAAAATGCTTACAGATTACGTTGGTAGAGAATTAGCCAAAATCGAAGCAAATGCTTCTGAAACGTTACTAAATTACTTTGTTAAAGCAGTTGTTACTAATAATTCAATGGTTAACAATCAAGATTGA